In a genomic window of Glycine max cultivar Williams 82 chromosome 13, Glycine_max_v4.0, whole genome shotgun sequence:
- the LOC100811687 gene encoding zinc finger protein BALDIBIS has product MMSQEAISVPSNNLRDPSVQLHEPNSNSNSNPNNPNPNSLKRKRSLPGTPDPNAEVIALSPKSLMATNRFICEVCNKGFQRDQNLQLHRRGHNLPWKLRQRNKEEVVKKKVYVCPEKSCVHHDPCRALGDLTGIKKHFSRKHGEKKWKCDKCSKKYAVQSDWKAHNKICGTRQYKCDCGTIFSRKDSFVTHGAFCDAMAEQNARLPAVLSNLGSEILMNAAQGPRVMPQALQLHGFHNSEFGGPGSEPYMGNFADVNHVEHNKLRMPLWLDQTNNIPLQLNHHHHHHPLSVSSNNSSSLFSPGTTLAEANNMFGTSSSSQGQWLNYRYHPEASFTHANVSIPHGLKLEQEENKGDLSHSVSSLYQSHMEPTRMSGGNNNLAFDNSNFGLLDPNMSSTSSNNNNRYNNNVVEIQKLFKQGNQAVENFNHMVNSQASTNNIIGGGFSLSSTKGLEHMVMPRIEEWESGEPEIMQKQQLRSSTSNATEEHLTKDFMGIGPVINLQSQFRGHY; this is encoded by the exons ATGATGTCTCAAGAAGCAATATCTGTTCCTTCCAACAACCTCAGAGACCCCTCGGTTCAACTTCATGAACCAAACTCAAACTCAAATTCAAACCCTAATAATCCTAACCCTAATTCacttaagagaaaaagaagccTACCCGGAACACCAG ATCCGAATGCAGAAGTGATTGCTCTGTCGCCAAAGTCGCTGATGGCGACCAACCGATTCATCTGCGAAGTGTGCAACAAGGGTTTCCAGAGGGACCAGAACCTGCAGCTGCACCGGCGAGGGCACAACTTACCGTGGAAGCTGCGGCAGAGAAACAAGGAAGAGGTGGTGAAGAAGAAGGTGTACGTTTGTCCAGAGAAGAGTTGTGTGCACCACGACCCTTGCAGAGCCCTGGGAGACCTCACCGGAATAAAAAAGCACTTCAGCAGAAAGCACGGTGAGAAGAAGTGGAAGTGCGACAAGTGCTCCAAGAAATACGCTGTTCAATCTGACTGGAAAGCCCATAACAAGATTTGTGGGACTAGACAGTACAAATGTGACTGTGGCACAATATTCTCCAG GAAGGACAGCTTTGTAACGCACGGAGCCTTTTGTGACGCCATGGCGGAACAAAATGCGAGGCTTCCGGCGGTTTTATCAAACCTTGGAAGCGAGATTTTGATGAATGCTGCTCAAGGTCCAAGAGTAATGCCACAGGCTTTGCAATTACATGGGTTTCATAATTCAGAGTTTGGTGGGCCAGGCTCAGAACCATACATGGGGAATTTTGCGGATGTGAACCATGTCGAGCATAATAAGCTAAGGATGCCACTATGGCTAGACCAGACCAATAATATTCCTCTTCAGcttaatcatcatcatcatcatcatcctctAAGCGTCTCAAGCAACAACTCTTCAAGTTTGTTCTCACCAGGAACAACCTTGGCTGAGGCAAACAACATGTTTGGGACATCATCGTCGTCACAGGGACAGTGGCTGAATTACCGATACCACCCAGAAGCATCATTTACACATGCCAACGTTTCTATTCCTCATGGACTGAAGCTAGagcaagaagaaaacaaagggGACTTGTCGCATAGTGTGAGCTCTTTGTACCAAAGTCACATGGAACCTACAAGGATGAGTGGTGGTAATAATAATTTGGCCTTCGACAACTCCAACTTTGGCCTGTTGGACCCGAACATGTCAAGCACgtccagcaacaacaacaaccgcTACAACAATAACGTGGTTGAAATTCAGAAATTGTTCAAGCAAGGAAACCAGGCTGTTGAGAACTTCAACCACATGGTGAATTCCCAAGCAAGCACCAACAATATTATTGGAGGTGGGTTTTCATTGAGTAGCACCAAGGGTTTGGAGCACATGGTGATGCCGCGGATTGAAGAGTGGGAGAGTGGAGAACCAGAAATAATGCAGAAGCAACAACTACGTTCAAGTACTTCAAACGCTACTGAAGAGCACTTAACCAAAGATTTCATGGGTATTGGACCAGTGATCAACCTGCAAAGCCAGTTCCGTGGACATTACTGA
- the LOC100817193 gene encoding NAC domain-containing protein 68 — protein sequence MEGDQQGSNYSFPPGFRFHPSDEELIVHYLQNKISSRPLPASIIAEINLYKYNPWELPNKSLFGEEEWYFFSPRDRKYPNGLRPNRAAASGYWKATGTDKPILSSCGSKRIGVKKALVFYSGRPPKGAKTDWIMNEYRLVDTITTSSRLKGSMRLDDWVLCRVRHKGYSPKNSCENQESPNELNLSAKLPRSEEYPTNMNCRADMIPDYQYKDYQIIASILVGGPIPPTESMPNLSFKGCKGNNVVSVYEDDFTKVNSQATIPSLESYFNPLTRKSSEDEQYGNLISFNRKFNTENRMDGSTSKVLTSRELNCYNQNQSQDDIFNVNPPDPSINFQELNELDFSGRYHQ from the exons ATGGAGGGAGATCAACAGGGTTCTAATTACTCTTTTCCACCTGGCTTCAGATTCCACCCTTCTGATGAAGAACTCATAGTTCATTACTTGCAAAACAAGATCAGTTCACGTCCACTTCCAGCTTCCATTATAGCTGAAATTAATCTCTATAAGTATAACCCGTGGGAGCTACCGA ATAAGTCCTTGTTTGGAGAGGAAGAGTGGTATTTCTTTAGCCCGAGAGACAGGAAGTATCCAAATGGATTGAGGCCAAACAGGGCTGCAGCCTCAGGATACTGGAAGGCAACTGGAACTGACAAGCCAATTCTTTCTTCTTGCGGATCAAAGCGCATAGGAGTGAAGAAAGCTCTGGTGTTTTATTCAGGTCGGCCTCCAAAGGGAGCTAAGACGGATTGGATCATGAATGAGTATAGATTGGTTGACACAATCACCACATCCTCCAGGCTAAAAGGCTCCATGAGG TTGGATGACTGGGTACTATGCCGGGTTCGACATAAAGGCTACTCTCCGAAGAATTCATGTGAAAATCAAGAGAGTCCTAATGAACTAAACTTGTCTGCAAAACTACCAAGGAGTGAAGAATACCCAACAAACATGAACTGTCGGGCTGACATGATCCCTGATTATCAATACAAAGACTATCAAATCATAGCCTCTATTCTTGTTGGTGGACCTATTCCTCCCACTGAAAGCATGCCAAACCTTAGCTTTAAGGGCTGCAAAGGCAACAATGTAGTTTCAGTTTATGAAGATGATTTCACTAAAGTGAATTCTCAAGCGACAATTCCTTCTTTGGAAAGTTATTTCAACCCACTGACAAGAAAATCCAGTGAAGATGAACAGTATGGAAATCTCATTTCTTTTAACAGGAAGTTCAACACTGAGAACAGAATGGATGGATCCACTAGCAAAGTGTTGACCAGTAGAGAATTGAATTGCTATAACCAAAACCAGTCTCAAGATGACATTTTCAATGTGAACCCACCAGATCCTAGCATCAATTTTCAAGAGCTAAACGAATTAGACTTTTCGGGAAGGTACCATCAGTGA
- the LOC100817729 gene encoding syntaxin-71 — protein MSVIDILFRVDDICHKYEKYDIDKQRELNAYGDDLFARLYAAVDSSIQSALNKSEVASTEKNRASAAALNAEVRRTKGRLMDELPKLRKLMHKKVKGLTKEDMAVRQDLVLALPERIQAIPDGISGAAVQTAGWTATSSQPHIKFDSSEGHLSSDYFQQSEESSQFRQEYEMRRTKQDEGLDIISEGLDTLKDLAHEMNEEIDRQVPLMDEIDTKVDRAAADVRNTNVRLKKTLTEIRSSRNFCIDIVLLCVLLGIFLYLYNAMR, from the exons ATGTCCGTCATCGACATTCTCTTCCGCGTGGACGACATATGCCACAAATATGAGAAATACGACATCGATAAGCAGCGCGAGCTCAATGCCTATGGCGATGATCTCTTCGCTCGCCTCTACGCCGCTGTTGATTCCAGCATTCAATCTGCTCTCAAT AAATCGGAGGTTGCCTCCACGGAGAAGAACAGGGCTTCTGCTGCGGCTTTGAATGCAGAGGTTCGTCGAACCAAAGGTAGACTCATGGACGAGCTTCCTAAACTCCGCAAATTGATGCACAAGAAG GTTAAAGGTCTCACAAAAGAGGACATGGCCGTTCGACAGGATCTTGTTCTGGCATTGCCAGAGAGAATCCAAGCAATACCAGATGGTATTTCTGGTGCTGCTGTTCAAACTGCAGGATGGACCGCTACCTCATCTCAGCCGCATATCAAGTTTGATTCATCAG AGGGACATCTTAGCAGTGATTATTTCCAGCAAAGTGAAGAATCCAGTCAGTTTCGACAAGAGTATGAGATGCGCAGGACGAAACAG GATGAAGGACTTGATATCATATCAGAGGGATTGGATACCTTGAAGGATCTGGCACATGAAATGAATGAG GAAATTGATCGGCAAGTTCCCTTAATGGATGAAATTGACACAAAg GTGGATAGAGCAGCAGCTGATGTCAGAAACACAAACGTAAGGCTGAAGAAAACTCTCACCGAG ATAAGGTCTAGTCGAAATTTCTGCATCGACATTGTTCTGCTCTGTGTTCTTCTTGGaatctttttgtatttatacAA TGCTATGAGgtga
- the LOC100815435 gene encoding protein transport protein Sec61 subunit beta, giving the protein MARGSSQSQSSTSTATRPGPAGMAPRGSAAATAGMRRRRLGGGNSSASTGVGGGSSNMLRFYTDDAPGLKISPTVVLVMSLCFIGFVTALHVFGKLYRSKSGGTV; this is encoded by the coding sequence ATGGCCAGAGGTTCCTCTCAGTCTCAGTCCTCCACTTCAACAGCCACGCGACCAGGACCAGCAGGCATGGCTCCCCGCGGTTCCGCCGCCGCCACCGCTGGCATGCGCCGCCGCCGTCTCGGCGGAGGAAACAGCTCCGCCAGCACCGGCGTCGGAGGCGGCAGCAGCAACATGCTGAGGTTCTACACGGACGATGCTCCGGGGCTGAAGATTTCGCCGACGGTGGTGCTGGTGATGAGCCTCTGCTTCATCGGCTTCGTCACCGCGCTCCACGTGTTCGGCAAACTCTACCGCTCCAAATCTGGCGGCACCGTTTGA
- the LOC100818257 gene encoding MLO-like protein 6, protein MLLGFISLLLTVGEGVISRICISEKVAGKFHPCSIKRVKPPLDDHHHDDTNGRRLLAAFLDSDNQNNRRILALGARDKCAAQGKVPFVSSEAIHQLHIFIFVLAVFHVLYCILTLALGRAKMRRWKRWEVETKTAEYQFSHDPERFRFARETSFGRRHLSFWTQNTVLVWIVCFFRQFVRSVPKVDYLTLRHGFMMTHLGPQSHQKFNFRKYIKRSLEEDFKVVVEISPPIWFITVLFLLFNTHGWYSYLWLPFAPLIIVLLVGTKLQVIITKMGQRIQQRGEVVKGVPLVQPGDDLFWFNKPRLILYLINFVLFQNAFQLAFFSWAALQFMMKSCFHSQKQDVVIRISMGIFVQFLCSYVTLPLYALVTQMGSTMKPTIFNERVARALRKWHHTAKKNVKHNRGLRLQTPNHTKSNANFLRRYHSEMATYPSSPIRFDLDAHLPCEVNATSSSIHHRQMEMGHQAHEIDIERGKDFSFDKK, encoded by the exons ATGTTGTTGGGGTTCATATCATTGCTCCTAACGGTAGGAGAAGGTGTAATATCGAGGATATGCATATCAGAAAAGGTTGCGGGAAAATTTCACCCCTGCAGTATCAAAAGAGTCAAGCCTCCATTAGATGATCATCATCATGACGATACCAATGGCCGGAGATTACTAGCTGCGTTTCTCGATTCCGATAACCAAAACAACCGCCGCATTTTAGCACTGGGCGCAAGGGACAAGTGTGCAGCCCAA GGTAAAGTCCCATTTGTCTCATCCGAGGCCATTCATCAACTCCATATATTTATCTTCGTGCTGGCTGTGTTTCATGTCCTTTACTGCATACTCACTCTGGCTCTAGGTAGAGCCAAG ATGAGAAGGTGGAAACGGTGGGAAGTGGAAACCAAGACAGCAGAGTACCAATTTTCACACG ATCCTGAACGATTTCGATTTGCGAGAGAAACGTCATTTGGAAGAAGACATTTGAGTTTTTGGACCCAAAATACCGTCCTCGTTTGGATT GTTTGTTTCTTCAGACAGTTTGTACGGTCAGTTCCTAAAGTAGATTACTTGACCTTGAGACATGGATTTATGATG aCGCATTTGGGGCCTCAAAGTCACCAGAAATTCAACTTTCGGAAATATATCAAAAGATCTTTGGAAGAGGACTTCAAAGTGGTCGTTGAAATCAG tCCTCCAATCTGGTTCATCACAGTACTTTTCCTCCTGTTTAACACTCACG GCTGGTACTCTTATCTGTGGTTGCCATTTGCTCCTTTGATT ATCGTTCTATTAGTTGGAACAAAGCTGCAAGTGATCATAACAAAGATGggtcaaagaattcaacaacGAGGAGAGGTTGTAAAGGGAGTGCCACTGGTGCAACCTGGGGATGATCTCTTCTGGTTTAACAAACCTCGACTTATTCTTTACCTCATTAATTTCGTGCTCTTTCAG AATGCTTTTCAGCTTGCTTTCTTTTCATGGGCTGCG CTCCAATTTATGATGAAATCCTGTTTCCATTCCCAAAAACAGGATGTGGTGATCAGAATCTCAATGGG GATCTTCGTTCAATTCCTTTGCAGCTACGTGACCCTTCCTCTTTATGCTCTAGTGACACAG ATGGGTTCAACAATGAAGCCAACCATTTTTAACGAAAGAGTAGCCAGGGCTCTAAGAAAGTGGCACCACACAGCGAAGAAGAACGTAAAACATAACCGTGGATTGCGATTGCAGACTCCCAACCACACTAAGTCCAACGCTAATTTCCTGCGCCGCTACCATAGTGAAATGGCCACTTATCCCTCTTCTCCAATAAGGTTCGATTTGGATGCCCATCTTCCTTGTGAGGTCAATGCTACTAGTTCTTCTATTCACCACCGTCAAATGGAAATGGGTCACCAGGCCCATGAGATTGATATTGAACGTGGCAaggatttttcttttgataaaaaatga